The DNA window AGGTTCGGCCAGACCCCGTCCTGCATCCCGGCGACCACGACGGTGTCGAACGTCGTCCCGACGAGGGCGGCCGGTGTCGCGATCGTGACCGCCTGCCGGAATCCCGTCGGAGCCAGGGAATCGTCGCCGACCGTCTGTTCGAGGAGTCGGTCGAGGAAGACGGATGCCGGGGTCTCGGGTTCGGACTCGACGAAGGTGCGTGCGGCATCGGCCAGCTGCGTGATCGCGTCGAGGTCGCGGTTCGCCTCCTCGGCAGCCTGACCGCTGCCCTTCGACAAGGCCACCCAGCCGCGTTCGAGACCACTCCGGGACCAGAGCCCGTAGACGAGTTCCTCTGCCGAAGCCCCTGCCGCGGCCTGCGCGCGGGCCTCGGCGAGGCTGTCGGCGAGGGACCGGGCGCGGGCGGCCGACGGCGTCTCGAGTCCGATCAGCGCGCCGGGGACGGCGAACGCCTCTTCCAGCAGACGATCGGCGCTGCGGTCGAGCCCGTGCGCGAGGTCGGCGTGCCGGAGCGCCGCTCGGAGGCGTCTGACGCCGATCGAGTCGAGCCCGCCGAGGGCACTGTGGAGCAGCTCGGTCACGACCTCGGCGTCGAGCGGCGTGCGTCCGAGCGCGACCGACACGGCGAGGAGGACCGCCCTGACGAACGGGTGCTCCCTCAGTGGCGCTCCGCCGGTACTGGCCCGCGTGGGCACTTCGAGCGACGACAACCCGCGCTCGATCGCCGGGATGAGCCCGCCGCTCCGCGCGACCACGGCCATCTCGGCCCACGGGACCCCGTCGAGCACGTGACGTTCACGGAGGAACCTCGCGATGACGGCGATCTGCTCGGCGGGCGACCCCGCGGCGACGGTGACGACGGGGCGCGCCTGAGCCGCGGCGTCCGCGATCGGTGCCGCGGCCTGCCGGTGGCGTCCGGCACCCGCTGTGCCGATGCGGTCGGTCACGCCGCGCACGGTCGCTCGGATGCCGGGGGTGCCGCGATGCACCTGTTCGAGGAGCAGCGTGTCCACGGGGCGGCCGAGCACCTCGCCGAACCGCCCGAGGGCATCGGCGCGAGCACCGTGGAAGGCGCCGGTGGTGAGGTCGGGGTCGCCGAAGGCGACGATGGTGATCCCGTGGCGGGCGAGAGCGGCCAGGAGCTGCAGCACCCCGTGCGTCGCCTCCTGCGCATCGTCCACGAAGACCACCCGGAGCCGACCGAGGACACCGGTGCCCGGCTGCTGCTCGTCGAGGAGCCGTGCCGCACGCGCCAGCGCGGCAGCCGGTGTGAGGTGACCGCGCCAGTCATCGGCCAGGAAGCCCTCGATGAAGGCGGCGGAGGCGATCCACTCCGGGCGGTCGTGGAGCGAGCCGAGCCGACGCAGCTCCGCGGGCGCGACGTCGTGTTCGACGCTCCGCTCCATGAGGTTGCGGAGTTCGGTGCGGAAGCCCTGGAGTCGCCTGACCTCGGGCCCGAGCTCCGCGGGCCAGACCGGGCCGGTGCCGTCCACCTCGTCGCCGAGGAGGCGTTCGGCGATGGTCTGGTCTTGCTCGCCACCGGTGAGCAGCCGGGGCCGCCCGGTGCCGGCGAACGCCCCCGACCCCGCGATGACCTCGAGTGCCAGGGAGATCGCCGTGCGGGCGAGCGACCCGGGCGTCGCCCTGGCGACCCGCGCCTCGAGGCGGTCGCGGAGGACTTGCGCGGAGGATCGGGATGCAGCGATGACGAGCAGTTCGTCGGTACCGTAGCCGCGAGCGTGCACGCGCTCGGCGACCGCCTCGACGAGCGTCGTCGTCTTCCCGGAGCCCGGCGCACCGAGCACCACGGCCGACCGTGCGTCCGGGAGCCGCAGCACGGCGGACTGCGCGTCGTCGAGTGGGACGAGGGCCTCGACGGAGGCCGCGCGGTGCTGGTCGTGGACCGCGACCGTGGGGAGGTCGGAGGCGTCGGAACCGGTCATGGACCGCACGTTACCGGAGCCCGCCGACATCGTCGCGACCCGGGGCGGCGTTCCGGTGTTCGCTGACAGCAGGCGACCGCGACCGGTCCGTCGACGATGACTCCCGTAGTCTTGCCCTACGCAACCGAAAGGCACTCAAAGTGGAAATTCGCATCGGAATCCTCAACAGCCCTCGCGAGATCGGCTTCGAGACCTCGCAGCCCGCAGCCGAGATCGAACAGGCGGTCAAGACCGCCCTCGAGACGGACGCGAAGCTGCTCTCGCTGAAGGACGACAAGGGCACCAGCTACCTCATCCCGACCGCGGGCATCGGCTATGTCGAGCTCGGAACCGAGGAGTCGCGCCGCATCGGATTCGTCGGCTGATCATGGAGCTCCTCTTCGTCGTGCTCGGCGGCGCCATCCTCGGGCTGGCCGTCCGCTACCTCCTGCCGGGCAGGGACCAGCACGGAGCGGCGCTCGTCCCAGCGGTCGCCACCCTCGTCGCCGCCGTCGTGTGGGTCGTGGCGACCTGGGCCGGCATGGCCTGGGACGGCGGTTGGATCTGGGTCGCCGCCTTCGGCGCCTCAGCGATCGTGAGCGTCGTGGTCGACATCGTGCTCGTGCGTGTCCGCACCGCATCCGACGACGCCATGCTCGCGCGGCTCCAGCACGGGGTCACCGTCTGACGCGCCCGCCAGACCGAACGATGCCGCCGCTCCATCCGGAGCGGCGGCATCGTTCGTCGGAGGTGGTGACGTCGTTCAGGCCGTCAGACCGAGGGCGTCCATCCTCCTCGTGTGGTTCGCGATGAGCTCCGTGTAGATCGGTTCGACCCTGGCGTCGTCGGGCAGGGCCTTGCTCTCGGTCACGAGGGCGGACCTCGCGACGAGCATCGTGTCGCCGAGGAGGCGTCGTCCCCACATCGCGAGGGTCGAGGCTCGCTCCGGGTGGGAGGCGATCACGCGGTGCAGGATGCCGACGAGTGGATCCTCCTCAGGACCCGGGGCGACGATCGCCGCGAGGTCGCGGGCGTCCGCTCCGTCGAGGCCGCGCGCGAGCTCCGCGAAGAACTCGTCGAGGAATCCGCGGGTGACGAGGATGCCGAGGAGGAGTTCGTCCCACGTGCCGGTGCGCAGGATCGCCTGGAACTCGTCGCGGGACCTGGCGAACGGTGCGAGCACCGCGGTCGGGTCGTCGTTCGTCCGGCGGAGCCAGGCGAGGAGCGCCTGGTGTTTGCGCAGGGCGGTCGCGGCCGCCTCGGCGAGCGTCTCGCGATCGGCGTCGCTCGGGGCGTGTTCGACCGCGAACGAGAGCGTCATGAAGAAGCCGAGCTGCAGTTGCGCCACCTGACCGAGGTAGTCCGCCGTGCTCGGAGCGAGTTCGTGGAGATCGACGCGAGTCGCCTGGACCGTGTCGCCGCGGGAGCGCAACCGAGGCGTCTCCGTGCCGGGACGACGCCGACGTCGTGCAAACCAACCTGCCATGCGACCACCCTATCCGTCGTGCGCCGATCACCGTGTTCCGCGCGCCCAGCGGCCTCTCGGGACCTCCCGGGTAGAATAGCCGTGCCCCGGCGTCGGATCGGGGCCCTACACCTGTGTGCAATCGAAGGTGTAGACCATGACTGCACTGACAGGTATCTCCGTGACTTTCTCTGATCTCGGTGTCGACCAGGACATCGTCGACGCCCTCACGTCCAAGGGCATCATCGACCCATTCCCCATCCAGGAGCAGACGATCCCCCTGGGACTCGCCGGCCAGGACATCATCGGCCAGGCCAAGACGGGAACGGGCAAGACCTTCGGGTTCGGCATCCCGATCGTCCAGCGCCTCGGTCTCGACCCGGCACCCGGCGTCAAGACGCTCGTCGTCGTCCCGACCCGCGAGCTCGCCGTCCAGGTGTCCGAGGACATCGAGATCCTCATCTCGAACCGGTCCACGACGCTCGTCTCCATCTACGGTGGCAAGGCCTACGAAGGCCAGATCGAGCAGCTGAAGGCCGGCGCCCAGATCGTCGTCGGCACGCCCGGCCGACTCATCGACCTGAACAACCAGCGCCTCCTCGACCTCTCGGGCATCACCGAGATGGTGCTCGACGAGGCCGACAAGATGCTCGACCTCGGCTTCCTCGCCGACATCGAGAAGCTCTTCTCGAAGACGCCCGCCGCGCGCCACACGATGCTGTTCTCCGCGACCATGCCCGGTCCGATCGTGGCCCTGGCCCGCCGCTTCATGAGCAAGCCGATTCACATCCGCGCGAGCGACCCCGACGAGGGGCTCACGCAGGCCAACATCAAGCACCTCATCTACCGCGCGCACTCGCTCGACAAGGACGAGGTCATCTCGCGCATCCTGCAGGCCGAGGGTCGCGGCAAGACCGTGATCTTCACGCGGACCAAGCGTGCGGCCGCGAAACTGGTCGAGGAACTCAGCGACCGCGGATTCAATGCCGCAGCGGTCCACGGCGACCTCAACCAGGAGCAGCGCGAGCGCGCGATGGCGTCCTTCAAGGCCGGCAAGCGCGATGTGCTGATCGCCACCGACGTCGCCGCCCGTGGCATCGACGTCGACGACGTCACCCACGTCATCAACCACACGATCCCCGAGGACGAGAAGACGTACCTCCACCGCGTCGGCCGTACCGGTCGCGCCGGGAAGACGGGTATCGCCGTCACCTTCGTCGACTGGGACGACCTCCACAAGTGGGCGCTCATCAACCGTGCCCTCGAGTTCGGCCAGCCGGAGCCGACGGAGACCTACTCCTCGAGCCCGCACCTGTTCACCGACCTCGGGATCGCCGAGGGCACGAAGGGCCGGCTGAAGCCCGCCAAGGCCGTCGAGCCCGCTCCGCGCCGCGAGGGTTCGCGGAGCGCAGGCGGACGCGACGGTTCGCGGGGCAGCGGCGGACGCGACGGTTCGCGGACCAGCGGCGGTCGCGGTGGTGAGCGCGGCGGACGCGGAGGCGAGCGCACGCAGCCGAGCAGCACCCGGCTCGAGTCCCAGCCGAGCACCCGCGCCCACTCGCGGACGCACGACGCCGCCTCGACCGACACCGTCGACCGCAGCGCGCCCGCAGCAGGCACCCACGACGGCCACGGTTCGGAGCACCGCGACGGCAACAGCGCTCCCCGCCGTCGGAGCCGGACGCGCCGCACCGCACCCCCGGCCCCCACGGCGTAGATCCGTCACGCAGAACGCCCGCACCCTGAGGGGTGCGGGCGTTCTGCATGTCGCGAGCGCTCCGCTTGGAGCTGGATACCCCCGTGCGCACGTCGGCAAGCTCAGTGACCGAAGGACGTTCGACCGGGACGCCGGCAGCGCCGGATCAGTCGGGAAGGACGGGTTCCGAGCCGGTGGCCTCGTCGACGATGCGCCGGACGACGTCGATGTCCGTGGTGTTCTCGCCGAGGCGGTTCGGCTTACCGGTCCCGTGATAGTCGCTCGAACCGGTCGCCACGAGGCCCAGCTCGGAGGCGATCCGCCGCACGACGACCTTGCCCTCCTCGGTGTTCTCGCGATGCTCGATCTCGAGCCCGAACAGGCCCGCGTCGGCGAGTTCGCGGAAGTACGGCTCAGGCAGCATCCGGTCGCGGCCGGCCGGGACCGGGTGGGCGATCACGGGCACACCACCGGCGGCGCGGACGAGCTTGACCGCGGTCAGCGGGTCGGGGGCGTAGTGCGGCGCGTAGTACCCCGTGCGCGGATGCAGGATGCCGTCGAAGGCCTCACCGCGGTCCGCCACGATGCCGAGGGCGATCAGCGCGTCGGCGATGTGCGGACGACCGACCGTCGCACCCTCGCGGGTCTGCGCGAGGACGTCGGCCCAGGAGAGCGGGTAGTCGCCGCCGATCCGAGCCACGATGGCCTCGGCCCGGCGCAAGCGGGACTCGCGGATCTTGGCGGTCTCCTGCAGGAGGTCGCCGTTGAGCGGATCGATGAGGTAGGCGAGCAGGTGCACGCTCCGCCACTCGTACCGGGTGCTGAGTTCCATCCCGGGGAGCAGGGTGATGCCCTGCCGACGCGACTCGACGGACGCCTCGGCCCAACCTGCGGTCGAGTCGTGGTCCGTGAGGGCGATGGTGCCGAGCCCCGCGGCGCCGGCCGCGCGCATGAGTTGCGTCGGCGTCTCCGTGCCGTCCGAGACACTCGAGTGCGTGTGCAGATCGGCGGGACCGTGCATGTCTCGAGCGCTCACCACGGTTCCACCCTAGTCGCAGCTCGTCCTCCGGTGACTCCCAGACCGCTCGCCTACGCTGGCGCGAATGCTGAAGACTGTCGGTGCCGTCATCGCGGCCGTGATCGCGACAGCGGTCACGGTCCTGCTCGGCGTCGCCATCCTGCCCGGCCTGTTCGGGCTGGAGCAGACGCAGATCATCGTCCAGCTGAGCGCGTTCCGGCTGCTGCTCGCGATCCTGGCGGCGGGCGCCGCCCTCCTGGCCGTCGTGGTGGGGGTCCTGCTCAGGGGATCCCGCCGGGTGCTCCCCTTCGTGCTCGCCTCGGCACTCGCCGTCGTCTCGGTGACCGGCGCCGTCGTCACCGCGAGTCGAGGCGTCGACGACCGGGTGGTCGCGGGCGAGGCGACCGACCTCGCCGACCAGGTCACCGTCCTCGCGTGGAACACGCTGGGCGACGCGGTCGACCCGGGGACGATCGCGGCCATCGCGGTCCGTGAAGGTGCGGACGTCGTGTCCCTGCCGGAGACCTCCGCTGCGGCCGCCAGTGCGGTGGCAGCCGCGATGACCGCCTCCGGCCGACCGATGGTGGCCCATTCGACGGCATCGGACGCCCACGGGACGAGCCTGCTCGTGAGCACCGGGCTCGGCGAGTACGCGGTCCGAGCCCCCTCCCCGACCGGGTCGACGGCCATCGAGGACTCGGAGACGCTCATCGCGGACCCGGTCCTCGGTCGTGGACCGACCCTCGTCGCCGTCCACACGACGGCCCCGCTGCCGAGCCGGCTCGACGACTGGCGCGCGGAGCTCGCCGACCTCGCCGGACGTTGCGTCGCCGGCACCGACGTCATCATGGCGGGCGACTTCAACGCGACGCTCGACCACCTGGCCGGTCTGCGAGGCGACGGCGACCTGGGCGACTGCGACGACGCCGCGGCTGCGGACGCCGCCGCAGGGCTCGGCACCTGGCCGACGGAGCTGCCCGCCGTCCTCGGTGCGCCGATCGACCACGTCATGGCCAGCCCGACGTGGGTGTCCGTGTCGGCCCATGTGTTGACCGACGTCGACGGCACGGGCAGCGACCACCGACCGGTTGTCGCGACCCTGCTCCCCCGGACCCCACGCTGACCGTCGGGCCGGCGCATCGGTCCCGGTGCGACAATGGAACCATGGCGACTTCCGCAGACACATCCAGTTCGAACACCGTCCAGACCGAGGCGACCTCCAACCGGGCGGCCGCCTGGTCGGAAGGCTTCCGCGCGTTCATCGGCACCGGCTGGGCAGACCGCCCCGAGGTGCTCCCCGAGCCACGCGAGACGGCGAGCCTCGCCGCGGCCCGTCGCGACCGGCTGTCGGCGCTGTTCCCCGGCCAGCGCCTCGTCCTCCCCGCGGGTGGGATGAAGCAGCGCTCGAACGACACCGACTACCTCTACCGGGCGCACTCGGCCTTCTCGTACTACACCGGCTGGGCAGCGGATGCCGAGCCGGACAGCGTGCTCGTCCTCGACCCGGAGGAGTCCGGCCACACCGCGACGCTGTACTTCCGGGAGCGGGCAGGGCGCGACACCGACGAGTTCTACACGAACGCCGCCATCGGCGAGTTCTGGATCGGAGCCCGCCCGTCGCTGGCCCAGGTGGCCGCCGATCTCGCGATCGCGACCGCAGACCTCTCGGCGTTCCACGCGGACGCGACCGACCTGACGGTAGACGTCGACGCCGACCTCACCCGGGCGGTCTCCGAGATGCGCCTCGTGAAGGACCGATACGAGATCGCTCAGATGCGCCTCGCCGTCGATGCGACCGCGAGAGGGTTCGACGACGTCATCGCCGAGCTGCCCAAGGTGCTCGCGCACGAGCGTGGCGAGCGCATCGTCGAGGGCGTCTTCGCTGGTCGCGCCCGTGCCGACGGGAACGGCGTGGGCTACGAGACCATCGCTGCCGCCGGACCACACGCCTGCATCCTCCACTGGACGCGGAACGACGGACGGGTCCTCCCGGGCGACCTCATCCTGATCGACGCCGGCGTGGAACTCGACAGCTACTACACGGCGGACATCACGCGGACCATCCCGGTCTCGGGCACCTTCACGGAGGTGCAGCGTCGGGTGTACGAGGCGGTCCGTGAGGCCGCAGACGAAGCCTTCGCCATCGTCCGCCCCGGCATCCGGTTCCGCGAGGTGCACGCTGCGGCGATGGCCGTCATCGCCCGGAAGACCGCCGAGTGGGGGCTGCTCCCCGTGACCGCGGAGGAGGCGTTGCTCAAGGAGAACGAGCAGCACCGGCGGTACATGGTCCACGGCACGAGCCACCACCTCGGGACGGATGTGCACGACTGCGCCCAGGCGCGGCGCGAGATGTACGCCGACGCGGTCGTCGAACCGGGCATGGTGTTCACGATCGAGCCCGGGTTGTACTTCCAGGTCGACGACCTCACGGTCCCCGAGGAGTACCGCGGCATCGGCGTCCGGATCGAGGACGACATCCTCGTGACCGAGGACGGCGCGGAGAACCTGTCCGCCGGCATCCCGCGCACCGCCGACGAGGTCGAGGCCTGGCTCGCCCGCTGAGGCCCGCGCGCCGTTCCGCCGCTCGGCGTCCGACGCCGCGGGTCAGCCCGCGTCGGACGCCGGGCCGCGCTCGAGCAGGTTGCGCGCCCGGTTCGCGAGCTCGTCGCCCACGACGAGGTCGTACCGCGTGGCGATGACGAGCGTGGCCGAGGTGTACTCCTGACGCTTCCGCGTCACCGAGTAGGAGACGATGCCGAACAGCATGCCGAACGCGGCACCCATGAGCACCGCCGCGCCCAACAGCATGAGGTTCGTCTCCGGGTTGAAGATGACGAGGACGAGTCCGAGGAACAGACCGAGCCAGGCGCCGCTGACGGCACCGGCGCCCGCGGCACGCCCGTAACTGAGCCGCCCGGTCACGCGTTCGACGCTCTTCAGGTCACTGCCCACGATCGAGATCTCCTTCACCGGGAAGTCGGTGTGGGCGAGGGAGGAGATCGCGGCCTGCGCGGACTCGTAGCTGTCGTAGCTGGCCACCGTCTCGCCTCGCGGGATGACGCCGAGCGCCGGGGCGCACTTGCGGCCGAACTGTCGCGGATCACTCATGCCTCCATCCTCTCATCCCACCCCCAGGGGTCCGTCCTGGCAGGCCACCGGCGGGTAGGTTAGTAGGCGTGAGTGCAACCAGAGTGTTCGTCGCCAGGCTCGCCGGGTGCACCGTCTTCGACCCCGCGGGCGATCGTGTCGGCAAGGTCCGGGACGTGCTCGTCGTGTACCGCACCGGCAAATCCCCGCGCGTCGTCGGCCTGATCGTGGAGATCCCGGGCAAACGTCGCGTCTTCGTCTCCATCGGACGCGTCACGAGCATCGGTGCCGGGCAGATCATCACCACCGGCCTCATCAACGTCCGCAGGTTCGAACAGCGCGGCGGCGAGGTCCGCGTGATCGCCGAACTCTTCGGGCGGCGCGTCGTCTTCCGGGCGAACGGCGAGGAGGCGACGATCGAGGACGTCGCGATCGAGGAGCAGGGCCCTGGCGAGTGGCAGGTGTCGCAACTCTTCGTCCGACGCCCGAAGACCACCGCCTCGCCCTTCGTCAAGGGCCCGACGACCTTCGCCACCTGGAACGAACTGCGGGAGGAGCAGGAGCTCGGTGAGGCGCAGTCCGCCGAGCAGCTGATCGCGACGTACGCCGATCTGAAGCCGGCCGACCTCGCCAACACCCTCCTCGACCTCCCGCGCGATCGGATGATCGAGGTCGCCGAGGAGCTGTCCGACGACCGGCTCGCCGACGTGCTCGAGGAGATGCCCGAGACCGACCAGGTGCACATCCTCGCGCAGCTCGACGACGACCGCGCCGCCGACGTCCTCGACCAGATGCAACCCGACGACGCGGCCGACCTCATCGCCCAGCTCCCCGAGGATCGTGGTGAACACCTCCTCGAGCTCATGGAGCCGGAGGAGGCCGAAGACGTCCGCATGCTCCTCCGGTTCGATCCGGAGACCGCGGGTGGGCTCATGACGACCGAACCGATCATCCTCTCCGCCGACGCGACGGTCGCCGAGGCCCTCGCGTCGATCCGGCGCTCGGAGCTGGCCCCCGCACTGGCCGCCGGGGTCTGCATCACGCTTCCGCCGTACGAATCGCCCACGGGCCGGTTCCTCGGCATGGTGCACTTCCAGCGGATGCTCCGGTACCCGCCGCACGAGCGGCTCGGGACCCTGCTCGACCAGAGTCTCGATCCGGTGGGGGTCCGCACCTCGGCCGCCGAGGTCTCGCGTATCCTCGCGAGCTACAACCTCGTCCAGGTCCCCGTCGTGGACGAGCAGCATCGGCTGCTCGGGGTCGTGACGATCGACGACGTGCTCGACTACCTCCTCCCCGACGACTGGCGGAGCATCGACGAGAACGACGAACTCCCGGCTGCGGAACAGCGCATCGGATCGAACGGAAGGAGGGCAGGTCGTGGCACGAGCTCCCCGCAATGAAGTCCGACTCGACGCACCCAAGGGGCTGCGCAGCTCCGTCCGTTCCATCCGGCGCGCGCCCGCCTCGCGCGACCGCTTCGGACGGTTCACCGAGTGGATCGCCCGGGCGATGGGGACGCCCTGGTTCCTCGTCGGCCTGACCCTCTTCGTCATCCTCTGGATCGCCTGGAACACGTACGGCCCGATGTCCCTCCGGTTCGACTCCGTCGACATCGGCTTCGTCGCGCTGACCCTGGTGCTGTCGCTCCAGGCGTCCTACGCCGCGCCGCTCATCCTGCTGGCTCAGAACCGTCAGGACGACCGCGACCGCGTGCAGATCGAACAGGACCGTCAGCGGTCCGAGCGCAACCTCGCCGACACCGAGTACCTCGCCCGCGAGGTCGTCGCGCTCCGCCTGGCGCTCAAGGACATGGCGTCGAAGGACTTCATCCGCGCCGAGCTGCGTTCCCTGCTCGAGGAGCTGGACCGGGACCGCACCGATCAGCCCGAGCACGACGGGCCAGAGCGCCGGCGTGGCTGACGCGGAGCTCGCCGACCGGATCAGGACGGCGCTCGGACGGGTCATCGACCCCGAGATCCGCAAGCCGATCACCGAACTCGACATGGTCGGCCCGATCGACGTCGACGATCAGGGCGCGGCCGACATCACGATCAAGCTCACCATCGTCGGGTGCCCGGCGGCGACGAGCATCGAACGCGACGTACGGGAGGCCGCCGCATCCACGCCCGGGGTGACGCAGGTCGCGGTGGACGTCCAGGTGATGTCCACCGCGGAACGGCAGGCCCTGACCGACCGTCTCCGCGGGGGCCGCGGCGCGCGTGGCGTCCAGTTCGGTCCGGACTCGCTGACGCGGGTGTACACGGTCACGAGCGGCAAGGGTGGTGTCGGCAAGTCCACGGTGACCGCCAACCTGGCCGTCGCCCTCGCCGCCCGAGGCCTGCGGGTGGGGCTCGTCGACGCCGACGTCCACGGCTTCTCCATCCCAGGTCTGCTGGGCCTCGTCGAGAACGGCGTCGCCGTGAAACCGACCCAGGTCGGTGACATGATCCTGCCGCCCGTCGCGCACGGCGTGAAGGTCGTGTCGATCGGCATGTTCATCGACGCGCCGACCGACGGGACCACCGCCGTCGCCGTCGCCTGGCGCGGCCCGATGCTCCACCGCACGATCCAGCAGTTCCTCACGGACGTGTTCTTCGGCGATCTCGACGTCCTGCTGCTCGACCTCCCCCCGGGCACGGGTGACGTCGCGATCTCGATCGGTCAGTTGCTCCCGCACGCCGAGGTGCTCGTCGTCACGACGCCGCAGCCGGCCGCCGCCGAGGTCGCGGAGCGCAGCGGGGTGGTGGCACGGCAGACCGGCCAACGCGTGTACGGCGTCATCGAGAACATGGCGGGCCTTCCACAGCCCGACGGCAGCGTCCTGCCGTTGTTCGGCACCGGTGGCGGCGAGGCACTCGCGACGAGGCTCTCCGTCGGTCAGACCGAACCGGTACCGCTGCTCGCCTCCGTCCCGCTGAGCGTCACGCTCCGGCAGGGCGGCGACACCGGACGACCGGTCGTGCTCTCGGACCCGGCGGATCCTGCGGCCGCCGAGATCCTCCGTCTGGCGGGGCAGCTCGCGGGCCGTCCACGTGGCCTGGCCGGGAAGCGCCTGGGCGTCAGCACGAGCTGAAGCGGCCGGCGCGGAACGCGTCGCGCAGGACGCTCCGGACTCAGGTGGCTTCGAGGTCGAACGGCGGTGCCGCCGTCTCCCCGGCGGCCAGGCGGCGAAGACGCTCGTCGGTCGACGCCTGGATCGACTTCGGTTTCTCGAGGGACGGGGCGGTCGCTGCCGCCGCGGCTGCCGGCGCAGCAGCCAGGGGCGCGGTCGTCGGCGTCACCGGCGGCTCGTCGTCGAGCAAGGCTTCGCGGATGATGCGCCGGGGATCGTACTGTCGGGGATCGAGCTTCTTCCAGTCGACCTCGTCGAACTCCGGGCCCATCTCCTCGCGCATCCGGTCCTTCGCGCCGGAGGCCAGGTCGCGGAGGGTCCGGACGAGCCTCGCCAGCTGGGACGCGTAATACGGCAGACGCTCGGGACCGAGCAGGAACACGGCGATGACCCCGATGATGAGGAGTTTGTCGAACGTCAGACCGAACACGTGATCAGACTACCGCGCGAGCCTCAGCTCGCGGAGCCCTTGCAGGCCATACGCTGAGATCCGGAGGCAAGGTGTCAGAACACAATCTCAACTGGAAGTACGCGGGCGACGTGGTCGTCGAGAGTGCTGCGATGCACACCGCTCGTGCGCACGCGCACGAACTCGGCGTGGAGGCGATCTCCCCGGCGATCGGCGCACAGCTCGCAGTGGTCGCCGCGGCGACCCGCGCGGAGTCCATCGTCGAGGTGGGCACCGGGACGGGCGTCTCCGGACTCTGGCTCCTCCGCGGCGCCACGAACGCCGTGCTGACCTCCATCGACACGGAGATCGTCCACCAGCAGCAGGCTCGGGCGGCGTTCACGGAGGCCGGCATCACCACCAACCGCATCCGCCTCATCACCGGCAGCGCGCTCGACGTGCTGCCCCGCATGAACGAGAACTCCTACGACCTCGTCCTCGTCGACGGCGATCCGGGATCCGTGATCGAGTACGTCGAGCATGGCCTCCGACTCGTCCGGCCCGGCGG is part of the Plantibacter sp. Leaf314 genome and encodes:
- a CDS encoding O-methyltransferase → MSEHNLNWKYAGDVVVESAAMHTARAHAHELGVEAISPAIGAQLAVVAAATRAESIVEVGTGTGVSGLWLLRGATNAVLTSIDTEIVHQQQARAAFTEAGITTNRIRLITGSALDVLPRMNENSYDLVLVDGDPGSVIEYVEHGLRLVRPGGTVLVPHALWRGKVADPTQRDETTGLFRSLVQEISASDAVVSALSPAGDGLLQITKPGV
- a CDS encoding DUF1003 domain-containing protein, translated to MARAPRNEVRLDAPKGLRSSVRSIRRAPASRDRFGRFTEWIARAMGTPWFLVGLTLFVILWIAWNTYGPMSLRFDSVDIGFVALTLVLSLQASYAAPLILLAQNRQDDRDRVQIEQDRQRSERNLADTEYLAREVVALRLALKDMASKDFIRAELRSLLEELDRDRTDQPEHDGPERRRG
- a CDS encoding general stress protein, which codes for MSDPRQFGRKCAPALGVIPRGETVASYDSYESAQAAISSLAHTDFPVKEISIVGSDLKSVERVTGRLSYGRAAGAGAVSGAWLGLFLGLVLVIFNPETNLMLLGAAVLMGAAFGMLFGIVSYSVTRKRQEYTSATLVIATRYDLVVGDELANRARNLLERGPASDAG
- a CDS encoding magnesium transporter MgtE N-terminal domain-containing protein, whose protein sequence is MSATRVFVARLAGCTVFDPAGDRVGKVRDVLVVYRTGKSPRVVGLIVEIPGKRRVFVSIGRVTSIGAGQIITTGLINVRRFEQRGGEVRVIAELFGRRVVFRANGEEATIEDVAIEEQGPGEWQVSQLFVRRPKTTASPFVKGPTTFATWNELREEQELGEAQSAEQLIATYADLKPADLANTLLDLPRDRMIEVAEELSDDRLADVLEEMPETDQVHILAQLDDDRAADVLDQMQPDDAADLIAQLPEDRGEHLLELMEPEEAEDVRMLLRFDPETAGGLMTTEPIILSADATVAEALASIRRSELAPALAAGVCITLPPYESPTGRFLGMVHFQRMLRYPPHERLGTLLDQSLDPVGVRTSAAEVSRILASYNLVQVPVVDEQHRLLGVVTIDDVLDYLLPDDWRSIDENDELPAAEQRIGSNGRRAGRGTSSPQ
- a CDS encoding aminopeptidase P family protein, giving the protein MATSADTSSSNTVQTEATSNRAAAWSEGFRAFIGTGWADRPEVLPEPRETASLAAARRDRLSALFPGQRLVLPAGGMKQRSNDTDYLYRAHSAFSYYTGWAADAEPDSVLVLDPEESGHTATLYFRERAGRDTDEFYTNAAIGEFWIGARPSLAQVAADLAIATADLSAFHADATDLTVDVDADLTRAVSEMRLVKDRYEIAQMRLAVDATARGFDDVIAELPKVLAHERGERIVEGVFAGRARADGNGVGYETIAAAGPHACILHWTRNDGRVLPGDLILIDAGVELDSYYTADITRTIPVSGTFTEVQRRVYEAVREAADEAFAIVRPGIRFREVHAAAMAVIARKTAEWGLLPVTAEEALLKENEQHRRYMVHGTSHHLGTDVHDCAQARREMYADAVVEPGMVFTIEPGLYFQVDDLTVPEEYRGIGVRIEDDILVTEDGAENLSAGIPRTADEVEAWLAR
- a CDS encoding Mrp/NBP35 family ATP-binding protein, whose amino-acid sequence is MADAELADRIRTALGRVIDPEIRKPITELDMVGPIDVDDQGAADITIKLTIVGCPAATSIERDVREAAASTPGVTQVAVDVQVMSTAERQALTDRLRGGRGARGVQFGPDSLTRVYTVTSGKGGVGKSTVTANLAVALAARGLRVGLVDADVHGFSIPGLLGLVENGVAVKPTQVGDMILPPVAHGVKVVSIGMFIDAPTDGTTAVAVAWRGPMLHRTIQQFLTDVFFGDLDVLLLDLPPGTGDVAISIGQLLPHAEVLVVTTPQPAAAEVAERSGVVARQTGQRVYGVIENMAGLPQPDGSVLPLFGTGGGEALATRLSVGQTEPVPLLASVPLSVTLRQGGDTGRPVVLSDPADPAAAEILRLAGQLAGRPRGLAGKRLGVSTS